The following are encoded together in the Adhaeribacter arboris genome:
- the dapF gene encoding diaminopimelate epimerase: MNVTFHKYQGTGNDFIMIDNRELFFDTRNHNLIAQLCERRMGIGADGFILLQNREGYDFEMVYFNADGRPGSMCGNGGRCTVQFARALGVITDKAFFLAADGNHYATVDNTGLVSLKMNDVHQVETGLDYYYLNTGSPHYVQFVDALDELNVFAEGRDIRYNERFKLEGTNVNFAQLQPEAALFVRTYERGVEDETFSCGTGVTATALAASYRGATSPVSIKTLGGNLQVAFEVSATGFTNIYLIGPAQYVFTGTVEV, translated from the coding sequence ATGAACGTTACTTTTCACAAATACCAGGGTACCGGCAATGATTTTATCATGATTGATAATCGGGAATTATTTTTTGATACCCGTAACCATAACTTGATTGCGCAGCTTTGCGAGCGCCGCATGGGTATAGGTGCCGATGGTTTCATTTTATTGCAGAACCGGGAAGGCTATGATTTTGAGATGGTTTACTTTAATGCCGATGGACGGCCCGGCTCGATGTGCGGCAACGGCGGCCGTTGCACGGTACAATTTGCCCGGGCGTTAGGAGTTATTACCGATAAAGCTTTTTTCCTGGCCGCCGATGGTAACCATTACGCTACCGTAGATAATACCGGACTAGTATCTTTAAAAATGAACGATGTTCACCAAGTAGAAACAGGTTTGGATTATTATTATTTAAACACAGGTTCCCCGCATTATGTGCAGTTTGTAGATGCTCTTGATGAACTCAATGTTTTTGCAGAAGGGCGCGATATCCGGTACAACGAGCGGTTTAAGTTAGAAGGCACGAACGTAAATTTTGCTCAACTGCAACCCGAAGCTGCTCTGTTTGTACGCACCTACGAACGCGGCGTAGAAGACGAAACCTTTTCTTGCGGAACGGGCGTCACGGCCACCGCACTTGCGGCTAGTTATAGAGGCGCTACCAGCCCGGTTTCTATAAAAACATTAGGCGGTAATTTACAAGTGGCTTTTGAGGTAAGTGCTACTGGTTTTACCAATATTTATTTAATTGGTCCGGCTCAGTACGTTTTTACCGGCACCGTAGAGGTGTAA
- a CDS encoding glycosyltransferase family 1 protein, translated as MLKFDQNSSLNPEAKNIIATAKPAALNDANALSPTADVNQLENFIQNMPDIVCLSHLRWDFVYQRPQHLLSRFAKHGRLFFFEEPQFYHGAQPHLDISRREDNVHIVVAHLPHGLTPQESDAIQINLVNEFIQEQQIKQFIAWYYTPMALEVYGHLEPALTVYDCMDELSAFKGASPRLRELEADLFKKADLVFTGGHSIYESKRTQHPEVYAFPSSIDKAHFAQARTEIVEPEDQKNIPHPRFGFYGVVDERFDIELLREVAAMRPDWHWVIIGPVVKIDPATLPQAENIHYLGGKSYKELPTYLSSWDVATMPFAINESTKYISPTKTPEYLAGGKPVVSTPIRDVIRPYGDQGLVHIAATPPEFVEALEKALLQRNDSEWLAQTDAFLANISWDHTWQNMVNLIQIAITEKSK; from the coding sequence ATGCTAAAATTTGACCAGAATAGTTCTTTGAATCCTGAAGCAAAAAACATAATAGCTACCGCTAAACCCGCTGCCCTGAATGACGCAAATGCCCTTAGCCCTACCGCTGATGTAAATCAACTCGAAAACTTTATCCAGAATATGCCGGATATTGTTTGTTTATCGCATTTACGTTGGGATTTTGTATACCAGCGACCGCAGCATTTACTTTCGCGTTTTGCGAAACATGGGCGATTATTCTTCTTTGAAGAACCGCAATTCTATCATGGTGCCCAACCACATCTGGATATAAGCCGCCGCGAGGATAACGTACATATTGTAGTAGCGCATTTACCCCATGGTTTAACGCCGCAGGAATCAGATGCTATTCAGATTAACTTAGTAAATGAGTTTATTCAAGAGCAGCAAATTAAGCAATTTATTGCCTGGTATTATACGCCTATGGCCTTGGAAGTATATGGCCATTTAGAACCCGCTTTAACCGTTTACGATTGCATGGACGAACTTTCTGCCTTTAAAGGAGCTTCGCCGCGCCTACGTGAACTAGAGGCTGACCTTTTCAAGAAAGCTGACCTGGTATTTACGGGTGGGCACAGTATTTACGAATCAAAACGTACGCAGCACCCGGAAGTATATGCCTTTCCGAGCAGTATTGATAAAGCCCATTTCGCTCAAGCTCGCACAGAAATTGTTGAACCCGAAGATCAAAAAAATATTCCGCATCCCCGTTTTGGTTTCTACGGCGTGGTAGATGAACGTTTTGATATTGAATTGTTACGCGAAGTAGCCGCAATGCGCCCGGATTGGCATTGGGTAATTATTGGTCCCGTAGTTAAAATTGATCCTGCTACTTTACCACAGGCTGAAAACATTCATTATCTGGGCGGGAAAAGTTATAAAGAATTACCCACTTATTTAAGCTCTTGGGATGTAGCTACTATGCCCTTTGCTATAAATGAATCTACTAAATATATCAGCCCTACTAAAACACCCGAATACTTAGCCGGTGGCAAACCTGTAGTATCTACCCCAATCCGGGATGTAATACGCCCTTACGGCGATCAAGGATTGGTACATATTGCTGCTACTCCCCCTGAGTTTGTTGAGGCTCTGGAAAAAGCATTACTGCAACGTAACGATTCAGAATGGCTTGCCCAAACAGATGCTTTTTTAGCCAATATCTCCTGGGATCATACCTGGCAGAATATGGTAAACTTAATTCAAATTGCTATCACCGAAAAATCAAAGTAA
- a CDS encoding class I SAM-dependent methyltransferase encodes MYSFLTVSNWPDYELIDSGNFEKLERFGDYILARPEPQAIWDKHLPPSEWERLAQAIFKREKGSTEKGQWQLRRGMAEQWFIKYEYQEMKLRFRLGLSSFKHVGLFPEQDPNWKFIYEAARQLKSKAPKILNLFAYTGAASLAAKAANADVTHLDSVKQVNYWARENMEASNLDQIRWIVEDAMKFARREVKRGNIYQGLILDPPAYGRGPNGEKWQLEDELNELLKLCAQLLDPTDNFFLINLYSLGFSGLILENLISQNFNTHVKANQEVGEIYLQDRGQRKLPLGTFYRFSTVLYNKIDTK; translated from the coding sequence ATGTATTCTTTTCTTACCGTTAGTAACTGGCCCGATTACGAACTGATAGATTCCGGGAATTTCGAAAAACTGGAACGCTTCGGAGACTACATCCTTGCCCGCCCCGAACCGCAGGCCATTTGGGATAAACATTTACCGCCGTCGGAATGGGAGCGCTTAGCCCAGGCTATATTTAAACGGGAAAAAGGTAGCACGGAAAAAGGTCAATGGCAATTACGTCGGGGAATGGCAGAACAATGGTTTATTAAATATGAATACCAGGAGATGAAACTGCGCTTCCGGCTGGGGTTATCTTCTTTTAAACACGTGGGGTTATTCCCGGAGCAGGATCCCAACTGGAAATTTATTTACGAGGCTGCTAGGCAATTAAAATCGAAAGCGCCAAAAATATTAAATCTATTCGCTTATACCGGGGCGGCTTCTTTAGCGGCGAAAGCAGCCAATGCCGATGTAACGCACCTAGACTCGGTGAAGCAAGTAAATTATTGGGCCCGCGAAAACATGGAAGCCAGTAACTTAGACCAAATCCGGTGGATTGTTGAAGACGCTATGAAGTTTGCGCGCCGGGAAGTAAAACGCGGTAATATTTACCAAGGCTTAATCCTAGACCCGCCCGCTTACGGTCGGGGACCAAATGGTGAAAAATGGCAGTTAGAAGATGAATTAAACGAGCTACTAAAATTATGCGCGCAGCTATTAGATCCAACGGATAACTTCTTTCTTATTAATTTGTATTCTTTAGGATTTTCCGGTTTAATTCTGGAAAATTTGATTAGCCAAAATTTTAATACCCATGTCAAAGCAAATCAGGAAGTAGGAGAGATTTATTTACAAGATCGTGGCCAACGTAAATTGCCTTTGGGAACCTTTTACCGCTTTAGCACCGTTTTGTACAACAAAATAGATACTAAATGA
- the glf gene encoding UDP-galactopyranose mutase — translation MFDYLIVGAGFAGSVLAERLATRSNKKVLIIDKRSHIAGNAFDHYNEEGILVHKYGPHIFHTNSKDVFDYLSQFTDWRSYEHRVLASVDGQLVPIPINLDTINKLYGLNLTSFELEDWFESVAEQVPVVRTSEDVVVSKVGRELYEKFFRNYTRKQWGMDPSELDKSVTSRVPTRTNRDNRYFTDTYQAMPLNGFTAMFEKMLAHPNIKIMLNTDYKEIVDVIPFKEMIFTGPVDEYFDYQFGKLPYRSLDFKHETLNTETFLPTAVVNYPNEHAYTRITEFKYLTGQKHPKTSVVYEYPQADGDPYYPVPRPENAELYNKYKKLADQTPNVHFVGRLATYKYYNMDQVVAQALTLYKKLTEKTEEDKSIAEIEKIVVKGKSLNGSIIKISSKNGDH, via the coding sequence ATGTTCGACTATCTTATTGTTGGAGCTGGCTTTGCCGGAAGTGTATTGGCCGAACGCCTTGCTACCCGTTCTAATAAAAAAGTATTAATTATTGACAAAAGATCGCACATTGCCGGAAACGCATTCGATCATTACAATGAAGAAGGTATTTTAGTCCATAAATACGGGCCTCATATTTTCCATACCAATTCCAAAGACGTTTTCGATTATTTGTCACAATTTACCGATTGGCGTTCGTATGAGCACCGCGTGTTAGCCAGCGTAGATGGACAGTTAGTACCTATTCCGATTAACCTAGATACTATTAATAAATTATATGGCTTAAACCTTACTTCTTTTGAGTTAGAAGACTGGTTTGAGTCGGTAGCGGAGCAAGTGCCCGTAGTACGTACATCCGAAGATGTTGTGGTAAGTAAAGTGGGCCGTGAATTATATGAAAAATTCTTCCGGAATTATACTCGTAAACAATGGGGCATGGACCCATCAGAACTAGATAAATCTGTTACTTCCCGGGTACCTACCCGCACCAACCGCGATAACCGGTACTTCACCGATACGTATCAGGCGATGCCTTTAAATGGTTTTACAGCTATGTTCGAGAAAATGCTGGCGCACCCGAACATTAAAATAATGCTGAATACCGACTACAAGGAAATTGTAGACGTGATTCCGTTTAAGGAAATGATTTTTACTGGGCCCGTAGATGAATATTTTGATTATCAGTTCGGTAAATTGCCTTATCGCTCCCTGGATTTTAAACACGAAACATTAAATACCGAAACTTTCCTGCCAACGGCGGTGGTAAACTATCCGAACGAACACGCTTATACCCGGATAACTGAATTTAAATACTTAACCGGTCAAAAACATCCGAAAACCAGCGTGGTTTATGAATACCCACAAGCCGACGGAGACCCTTATTATCCGGTTCCACGGCCAGAAAATGCCGAGTTGTATAATAAATACAAAAAATTAGCCGATCAAACCCCGAATGTTCACTTTGTAGGCCGGTTAGCTACTTATAAATACTATAACATGGATCAGGTGGTAGCCCAGGCACTTACACTGTATAAAAAACTTACCGAGAAAACAGAAGAAGATAAATCCATTGCAGAAATTGAGAAGATCGTAGTAAAAGGAAAATCTTTGAACGGGTCTATTATCAAAATCTCCAGTAAAAATGGCGATCATTGA
- the secA gene encoding preprotein translocase subunit SecA produces the protein MFDFIGKTVAKIFGTKSERDIKEVTPYVGQINEEYARLAAISDDELRQRTQAVKSIIDERLTEIDAKISALHQRVTNEPELDIMQKENIFSEIDTLEKDRNKQLELVLMEVLPQAFAIVKETARRFKENGQLVVTATEIDRATAARKPNVRLERDKAIWANKWMAAGNEITWDMLHYDVQLIGGIVLHQGKIAEMGTGEGKTLVATLPAFLNALAKRGVHVVTVNDYLAKRDSEWMAPLFEFHGISIDCIDKHQPNTDNRRQAYQADITYGTNNEFGFDYLRDNMARNPDELVQRKHHFAMVDEVDSVLIDDARTPLIISGPVPRGDEHEFYDLKPRISMLVEAQKKVTGNFLVEAKRLLKEGNEKEGGLSLFRAYRGLPKNKPLIKFLGETGIRAALQRTENFYLQDNARQMPEADAPLYFTIDEKNNNIELTEKGLDMITGQGEDPNFFILPDIGTELANIENDKSATDEERLHRKEKLMNDFAEKSQRIHTINQLLKAYTLFERDVEYIVTEDRKVKIVDEQTGRVMEGRRYSDGLHQAIEAKENVRVEDATQTYATVTLQNYFRMYHKLCGMTGTAETEAGEFWEIYKLDVVTIPTNKPVVREDRHDKVYKTVREKFNAVAEEIQELTAAGRPVLVGTTSVEISELVSRMLQIRKIPHQVLNAKLHQKEAEIVAEAGKPSTVTIATNMAGRGTDIKLTPESRNAGGLAIIGTERHESRRVDRQLRGRSGRQGDPGSSQFFVSLDDSLMRLFGSERIAKLMDRLGLEEGEVIQHSMISNSIERAQKKVEENNFGIRKRLLEYDDVMNAQREVVYRRRRNALYGERLELDIWNMIYDLSEDIVLSHKGSGDFDDFTLNIIRVFGFDTAITAGDLASEQAAELTEKLYNEALAFYLDKNKAIAEHSFPIITDIYQNRAMIETIAVPFTDGRKQITAMTNLEKAYQTHSRELIKEMEKAITLATIDQAWTQHLREMDDLKQSVQNAVYEQKDPLLIYKFESFELFKRMIGKVNEETISFLFKADIPVQRPEEVQEARQSRQPKVPALKIQKEEVHSVLEGPAAEEAAEAQAVVKSVPVRSHKVAGRNDKVSVQYNDGRVVRDVKYKSVEQDVLNHRCVIIED, from the coding sequence ATGTTCGATTTTATTGGAAAAACAGTTGCCAAAATATTCGGCACCAAATCCGAACGTGATATTAAAGAAGTAACCCCGTACGTGGGACAAATCAATGAAGAATATGCCAGACTAGCTGCTATCTCGGATGATGAACTCCGTCAAAGAACCCAGGCGGTCAAATCTATAATAGATGAACGACTAACGGAAATTGATGCTAAAATTTCTGCCTTACACCAACGGGTTACCAACGAACCCGAGTTGGATATTATGCAGAAAGAAAATATATTTTCTGAAATTGACACTCTGGAAAAAGACCGGAACAAACAATTGGAATTGGTTTTAATGGAGGTGTTGCCACAAGCATTCGCCATTGTAAAAGAAACCGCTCGCCGGTTTAAAGAAAACGGCCAGTTAGTAGTAACCGCTACCGAAATTGACCGGGCAACAGCGGCGCGTAAACCTAATGTTCGTTTAGAAAGAGATAAAGCTATTTGGGCTAACAAATGGATGGCTGCCGGTAACGAAATTACCTGGGATATGCTCCATTACGATGTACAGTTAATTGGCGGTATTGTTTTGCACCAAGGTAAAATTGCCGAAATGGGTACGGGTGAGGGTAAAACCTTAGTGGCTACTTTGCCAGCTTTTCTGAATGCTTTAGCCAAGCGCGGAGTACACGTAGTAACCGTAAACGATTACCTGGCTAAACGTGACTCCGAATGGATGGCGCCATTGTTTGAGTTCCATGGTATATCTATCGACTGTATTGATAAACATCAGCCTAATACCGATAATCGCCGCCAGGCCTACCAGGCGGATATTACTTACGGAACCAATAATGAGTTCGGCTTTGATTACCTGCGCGACAATATGGCCCGGAATCCGGATGAGTTAGTGCAGCGCAAGCATCACTTTGCCATGGTAGATGAGGTTGACTCCGTTTTAATTGATGATGCCCGTACTCCTTTAATTATTTCAGGCCCGGTGCCGCGTGGCGACGAACACGAATTCTACGATTTGAAACCACGTATTTCGATGCTGGTGGAAGCGCAGAAAAAAGTAACGGGTAACTTTTTGGTTGAAGCCAAACGTTTATTGAAAGAAGGTAATGAAAAAGAAGGTGGTTTATCTTTGTTCCGAGCTTATCGCGGTTTACCTAAAAACAAACCACTTATTAAATTTTTAGGTGAAACCGGTATTCGAGCGGCTTTGCAAAGAACCGAAAATTTCTATCTGCAGGATAATGCCCGCCAAATGCCCGAAGCCGATGCGCCCCTTTACTTTACCATCGACGAAAAAAATAACAACATCGAGCTTACCGAAAAAGGTCTTGATATGATTACCGGTCAGGGCGAAGATCCTAACTTCTTCATTCTGCCGGATATTGGTACCGAACTGGCTAACATCGAAAACGATAAATCGGCTACGGACGAAGAACGGCTGCACCGCAAAGAAAAATTAATGAACGACTTTGCCGAAAAGTCGCAACGGATTCATACCATTAACCAGCTTCTGAAGGCCTATACTTTATTCGAGCGCGATGTGGAATACATTGTTACCGAAGATCGTAAGGTGAAAATTGTGGATGAGCAAACCGGCCGGGTAATGGAAGGACGTCGCTATTCCGATGGCTTACACCAAGCAATTGAAGCAAAAGAAAACGTACGGGTAGAAGATGCCACCCAAACCTATGCTACCGTTACTCTGCAGAACTACTTCCGGATGTACCACAAACTTTGCGGAATGACGGGTACCGCCGAAACAGAAGCCGGCGAATTCTGGGAAATTTATAAGCTGGATGTAGTTACAATTCCTACCAACAAACCAGTAGTCCGCGAAGATCGCCACGATAAAGTTTATAAAACCGTACGTGAGAAATTTAATGCCGTAGCCGAAGAAATTCAGGAATTAACCGCTGCCGGTCGGCCGGTTCTAGTTGGTACTACTTCCGTAGAAATTTCGGAACTAGTGAGCCGGATGCTGCAAATCCGGAAGATTCCGCACCAGGTACTAAACGCGAAACTGCACCAGAAAGAAGCGGAAATTGTAGCGGAAGCCGGTAAGCCAAGCACCGTAACTATCGCTACTAACATGGCCGGCCGGGGTACGGATATTAAGCTTACTCCCGAATCCAGAAATGCCGGCGGTTTGGCCATTATTGGTACCGAACGGCATGAATCGCGCCGGGTAGATCGCCAGTTACGTGGTCGTTCCGGCCGCCAAGGTGATCCAGGTTCTTCGCAGTTTTTCGTGAGCTTGGATGATAGTTTAATGCGTTTGTTTGGTTCCGAACGGATTGCTAAACTGATGGACCGTTTAGGCTTGGAAGAAGGCGAAGTAATTCAACATTCCATGATTTCTAACTCTATTGAAAGAGCGCAGAAAAAAGTAGAAGAAAATAACTTTGGTATCCGGAAACGGTTGCTCGAATACGATGACGTGATGAACGCTCAGCGTGAAGTAGTATATCGTCGTCGGCGCAATGCGCTTTATGGCGAACGTTTGGAACTGGATATCTGGAACATGATCTACGATCTGAGCGAAGACATTGTCCTTAGCCATAAAGGTAGCGGCGATTTCGATGACTTTACTTTGAATATTATTCGGGTATTTGGCTTTGATACCGCTATTACTGCCGGTGATTTAGCTAGTGAGCAGGCCGCAGAACTGACTGAGAAATTGTATAACGAAGCGCTTGCTTTCTACTTAGATAAGAATAAAGCTATTGCCGAGCATTCTTTCCCGATTATCACCGACATCTACCAGAATCGCGCCATGATCGAAACAATTGCGGTGCCGTTTACGGATGGGCGTAAGCAGATTACGGCCATGACTAACCTGGAGAAAGCCTATCAAACGCATTCGCGGGAATTGATTAAAGAGATGGAGAAAGCTATTACCTTAGCCACCATTGATCAGGCCTGGACCCAGCACTTACGCGAAATGGATGATTTAAAGCAATCCGTGCAAAATGCCGTTTACGAACAGAAAGATCCGTTATTGATTTATAAGTTTGAATCGTTTGAGCTGTTTAAACGTATGATTGGCAAGGTAAACGAGGAAACCATTTCTTTCTTGTTTAAAGCCGATATTCCGGTACAAAGACCGGAAGAAGTACAAGAAGCACGGCAATCCCGGCAGCCAAAAGTTCCGGCTTTAAAAATACAGAAAGAAGAAGTTCATTCTGTTTTGGAAGGCCCGGCTGCTGAAGAGGCTGCCGAAGCTCAGGCCGTTGTAAAATCTGTCCCAGTTCGGTCGCATAAAGTGGCTGGCCGTAACGATAAAGTTAGCGTGCAGTATAACGACGGTAGAGTAGTACGCGATGTAAAATACAAAAGCGTAGAACAGGATGTGCTTAATCACCGTTGCGTAATCATTGAAGACTAA
- a CDS encoding Ppx/GppA phosphatase family protein — protein sequence MKNRRLALIDMGTNTFHLLIAEINSNGEPEPLVKLKESVKLGQDGISRGAIAPDAVERALQTLTNFKTEIEKYEVSEVRAVATSAVRNAANGIKLITAIQEQTGIEVEVISGDREAELIYYGVKSALEIGSERSLIIDIGGGSVECIICDGDTIFWKQSFEIGAQRLMDRFFITDPISAADMEAEMEFLEKELEPLTEAIAQYKPCALIGSSGTFDTLCDIDVRRKGLDRTCDPCTESDLALSDFYEIYDDILKKTRSERLAIPGMMEMRVDMIVVACILIDHVLENYELNKIRVSSYALKEGLLSEQLRFAEK from the coding sequence ATGAAAAACCGTCGCCTTGCCCTTATTGATATGGGTACCAATACCTTTCATTTATTAATTGCCGAAATTAATTCCAATGGCGAGCCAGAGCCTTTAGTAAAGCTAAAAGAATCGGTTAAATTGGGCCAGGATGGTATTAGCAGAGGAGCCATTGCCCCTGATGCTGTGGAAAGAGCGCTACAAACTCTAACTAATTTCAAAACTGAAATAGAGAAATACGAGGTTTCAGAAGTAAGGGCAGTAGCCACCAGTGCAGTACGGAATGCCGCTAACGGAATTAAATTAATTACGGCTATTCAGGAGCAGACAGGCATTGAGGTGGAAGTTATCTCCGGTGACCGGGAAGCCGAGTTAATTTATTACGGCGTTAAATCGGCGCTCGAAATTGGTTCCGAACGAAGCTTAATTATCGATATTGGCGGTGGCAGTGTAGAATGTATTATTTGTGATGGCGATACCATTTTCTGGAAACAGAGTTTTGAAATTGGGGCACAACGCCTGATGGATAGATTCTTTATCACCGATCCTATCTCAGCGGCGGATATGGAAGCGGAAATGGAGTTTTTAGAAAAAGAATTAGAACCTTTAACCGAAGCAATAGCCCAGTATAAACCTTGCGCCTTAATTGGTTCTTCCGGCACTTTCGATACACTTTGTGATATTGATGTCCGGCGTAAAGGACTCGATCGTACCTGTGACCCATGTACAGAGTCAGACTTAGCTTTATCCGACTTCTACGAAATTTACGACGACATTCTTAAAAAAACGCGTTCTGAGCGTTTAGCTATACCGGGTATGATGGAAATGCGCGTCGATATGATTGTAGTAGCATGTATTTTGATTGATCATGTACTGGAAAACTACGAACTAAACAAAATCCGAGTGTCCTCCTATGCTTTAAAAGAAGGATTACTAAGTGAACAGTTGCGATTTGCCGAAAAATAA
- a CDS encoding GNAT family N-acetyltransferase — MFLQGEHIYLRALEPSDLDFLYSLENDTAIWPVSNTTTPFAKHVLQQYLEQAAADIYTIKQLRLLINTHQHWAVGTIDLFDFEPIHQRAGVGIVIAPPFRQQRYATEALQLILKYCREHLFLHQVFCSVSNDNVSSLRLFESAGFLAVGIRREWIRTPKGWQDVIEFQKILAD, encoded by the coding sequence ATGTTTTTACAAGGCGAACATATTTATTTACGCGCTCTGGAGCCAAGTGATCTTGATTTTTTATACAGTTTAGAAAACGATACTGCTATTTGGCCGGTAAGTAATACTACTACTCCATTTGCCAAACATGTATTGCAGCAGTATCTGGAGCAAGCTGCGGCAGATATTTACACGATAAAACAATTACGGTTACTCATCAATACGCACCAGCATTGGGCTGTAGGAACTATAGATTTATTTGATTTTGAACCTATTCACCAACGAGCAGGGGTGGGAATTGTAATTGCTCCTCCTTTCCGGCAACAACGCTACGCCACCGAAGCGCTACAATTAATACTAAAATATTGCCGGGAACACCTGTTCTTGCATCAGGTTTTTTGTTCTGTCAGTAATGATAATGTAAGCAGTTTACGTTTGTTCGAGAGTGCAGGCTTCTTAGCTGTAGGTATTCGTCGAGAATGGATAAGAACGCCGAAAGGTTGGCAAGATGTTATAGAATTTCAAAAAATTTTGGCGGATTAA